The following proteins are encoded in a genomic region of Amia ocellicauda isolate fAmiCal2 chromosome 6, fAmiCal2.hap1, whole genome shotgun sequence:
- the ttf2 gene encoding transcription termination factor 2 isoform X1 gives MEKVICDRHGNTCLLKTGVREGPNKGKSFYLCRAKHGESCDFNKPADIPPSHCLHHEDSLVELQALVKHEDQQCYRLFFRCVTGKADGKKWCGNVPWQQKKEEKSRHPSKAEFTQHPQERNPFKAQNKPEKPSDWKVLRECGSVSGEGDKENGSSTQSSEVRRAKQLPAGMKIKSRSSDEAQNCSKTSKENVGVENKTASGIERQGEHLKKEKTSTTGDRNRTDKSEKPNMHLNLAAQQNQDRERQPKHLTEVKSSSQDSETQRLKDSSKKERKSDQDKGCKSASVRKELASQQGGTSEDERKGEICTSEVKGIISKESPRTKGVQQEEAGRLQGKPVEDCSNGKPCAGQATATVKPAEEKVVEKADDNDEVLLVSVQPGNKRPSPVAPVQKTLTAFAGFQSAPRLQPRPPDSRALHSELSAQLKQKKATLSSVNISMLPDKGQRLLNQVKDLEDALESLSLSVAPESEGNKQDASGSEEGNRVPAPSQYNPFARSKGTILLPGPVLHPESQPSNLGLNFHSGPSSSQGYIQMYGVNSQQNALYGGRMTEDRLLVVRNATADAIDHLHKSLESCPATEKEVEDPKGLKVRLMPHQRQALAWLLWRETQKPCGGILADDMGLGKTLTMIALILAQKKKTDKKDIKLEGWISRNDSALVVSQGTLIICPASLIHHWKKEIERHVKGSKLSVYLYHGPNRQRNAEVLAEHDVVVTTYTLVSKEIPVEKEEAEKPSKDEEKVGSHQPPLLRVAWSRIVLDEGHNIKNPRVQTSMAVCKLRAGARWVVTGTPIQNNLLDMYALLKFLRCSPFDEYKLWKTQVDNGSKRGGERLNILTKTLLLRRTKDQLDSTGKPLVSLPERSCLIHRVKLSKDEQSVYDVLFAQSRSTLQSYLQRHEGGESKQTGNTKNPFNKVAQEFGTCQPGALSGSQSRSQSSASSTVHILSLLLRLRQCCCHLSLLKKVLDHTDLQNEGITLSLEEQLSAMSLAEPSSTDPKSTVSLNGSQFRSDLFDDTSESTKISAILTALKEIRRISDTHKSVIVSQWTSMLRIVALHLTRMGLCFATVDGSVNPKQRMDLVEEFNTNPKGPQVMLVSLCAGGVGINLVGGNHLFLMDMHWNPALEDQACDRIYRVGQLKDVTIHRFVCEGTVEDKISTLQEKKKELAKKVLSGTGDSFTKLTLADLKIIFGV, from the exons atggAAAAAGTAATTTGTGATAGACACG GCAACACATGCTTGCTGAAGACCGGTGTCAGAGAGGGACCGAACAAAGGGAAAAGCTTTTATCTCTGCAGAGCAAAACATGGAGAATCGTGTGACTTTAACAAACCTGCAGA CATCCCTCCATCGCACTGCCTGCATCATGAGGATTCTTTAGTTGAGCTCCAGGCCCTTGTGAAACATGAAGACCAGCAGTGCTACAG GTTATTCTTTCGTTGTGTTACGGGAAAGGCCGATGGGAAGAAGTGGTGTGGGAATGTGCCATGGCAG CAGAAAAAGGAGGAAAAGAGTCGACACCCCTCCAAAGCAGAATTCACCCAGCATCCTCAAGAGAGAAACCCATTCAAGGCCCAGAACAAGCCCGAGAAGCCCTCAGACTGGAAAGTGCTGCGTGAATGTGGCAGTGTGAGTGGAGAGGGTGACAAGGAAAATGGCTCCAGCACCCAATCCAGTGAAGTAAGGAGGGCAAAACAGCTGCCAGCAGGCATGAAGATAAAGTCTAGGTCATCTGATGAGGCTCAGAACTGCTCCAAAACTTCAAAAGAAAATGTAGGAGTTGAGAATAAAACTGCAAGTGGGATTGAACGTCAAGGAGAGCActtaaagaaagagaaaaccTCTACCACTGGGGACAGAAACAGAACCGATAAATCTGAGAAACCAAACATGCACTTAAATCTTGCAGCTCAGCAGAACCAGGACAGAGAAAGACAGCCCAAGCACTTGACTGAAGTAAAGAGTAGTAGCCAGGATAGTGAAACCCAAAGACTCAAAGATTCATCAAAGAAAGAACGCAAATCCGATCAGGATAAAGGTTGCAAAAGTGCGTCAGTGAGGAAGGAGCTGGCTTCACAACAGGGAGGAACCAGTGAGGATGAAAGGAAAGGGGAAATCTGTACTTCAGAGGTTAAAGGCATTATCAGCAAAGAGTCTCCAAGGACCAAAGGAGTTCAGCAGGAAGAGGCTGGGAGACTGCAAGGAAAGCCTGTGGAAGACTGTTCTAACGGTAAACCCTGCGCAGGGCAGGCCACGGCCACGGTAAAGCCGGCTGAGGAGAAGGTGGTGGAGAAGGCTGATGACAACGATGAGGTGTTGCTGGTATCTGTACAGCCTGGAAACAAGCGGCCCTCTCCAGTGGCCCCTGTGCAGAAGACTTTAACTGCTTTCGCCGGCTTCCAGTCCGCACCCCGCTTGCAGCCTAGGCCTCCAGACTCCAGGGCTCTGCACAGCGAGCTCTCCGCTCAGCTCAAACAGAAGAAG GCCACACTGTCTTCTGTGAATATTTCGATGCTCCCTGACAAGGGTCAGAGGCTGCTGAATCAGGTAAAGGACTTGGAAGACGCTCTGGAATCTCTGAGCCTCTCTGTGGCCCCTGAGAGTGAAGGCAACAAGCAGG ATGCATCGGGCAGTGAAGAGGGTAATCGGGTGCCTGCTCCCAGCCAGTATAACCCATTCGCCCGGTCCAAGGGTACCATTCTGCTGCCTGGGCCTGTGCTTCATCCAGAGTCCCAGCCCAGCAACCTGGGGCTAAACTTTCACAGCGGCCCTTCCTCCAGTCAGGGATACATCCAGATGTATGGAG TGAACTCACAGCAGAATGCCCTGTACGGCGGCCGCATGACCGAAGACAGACTCCTGGTGGTCCGCAACGCCACAGCAGACGCCATCGACCATCTGCACAAGTCTCTGGAGTCCTGCCCCGCCACAGAGAAAGAGGTCGAGGACCCAAAGGGGCTCAAG GTCCGCTTAATGCCTCATCAGAGGCAGGCCCTGGCGTGGCTTCTGTGGcgggagactcaaaaaccatgTGGAGGAATTCtgg CTGATGACATGGGCTTAGGGAAGACCCTGACGATGATTGCCCTGATCCTCGCGCAGAAGAAGAAGACTGATAAAAAAGACATTAAACTGGAGGGATGGATTTCCAGAAATG ATTCCGCTCTCGTGGTGTCCCAGGGCACTCTGATCATCTGCCCCGCCTCTCTCATTCACCACTGGAAGAAGGAAATTGAGAGGCACGTCAAGGGTAGCAAACTGAGTGTCTATCTGTACCATGGACCCAACAGACAGAGAAATGCAGAAGT CCTAGCTGAGCATGATGTGGTGGTGACCACATACACCCTGGTGTCAAAGGAGATTCCAGTGGAGAAGGAAGAGGCAGAGAAGCCTTCAAAGGATGAAGAGAAAGTG GGGTCCCATCAGCCACCCCTCTTGCGTGTGGCCTGGTCACGCATCGTGCTGGACGAAGGTCACAACATCAAGAACCCTCGTGTCCAGACCTCCATGGCTGTGTGCAAGCTGCGAGCCGGGGCGCGCTGGGTGGTGACGGGCACTCCGATTCAGAACAACCTGCTAGACATGTACGCTCTGCTGAA GTTTCTCAGGTGCTCCCCCTTTGATGAATACAAGCTGTGGAAGACTCAGGTGGACAATGGCTCCaagaggggaggagagaggcTGAACATCCTCACCAAAACCCTTCTGCTGAGGAGAACAAAGGACCAGCTTGACTCCACAGGGAAACCCCTG GTTTCTTTACCTGAGCGTAGTTGTCTGATTCATCGTGTCAAGCTTTCTAAAGATGAACAGTCAGTTTATGATGTACTTTTTGCACAATCCAG ATCAACCCTGCAGTCTTACCTTCAGAGACATGAAGGTGGAGAGTCCAAGCAGACTGGAAACACTAAAAATCCCTTCAACAAAG tGGCTCAAGAGTTTGGGACTTGCCAGCCCGGTGCTCTTTCCGGTTCTCAGAGTCGATCTCAGTCCTCAGCCTCCAGCACAGTACATATCCTCTCCCTGCTGCTGCGCCTGCGCCAATGCTGCTGCCATCTGTCTCTGCTTAAAAAG GTTTTGGATCACACAGACCTGCAGAATGAAGGGATAACCCTTTCTCTGGAGGAGCAGCTCAGTGCCATGTCCCTGGCAGAGCCCTCCAGCACTGATCCCAAGTCCACAGTCTCTCTGAACGGGAGCCAGTTCAGGTCGGACCTTTTTGATGACACGTCGGAGAGCACAAAG ATCTCTGCAATTCTCACTGCACTGAAAGAAATTAGAAGGATTTCAGACACTCATAAAAG TGTGATTGTGTCCCAGTGGACAAGCATGCTGCGCATTGTGGCCCTTCACCTGACCCGAATGGGACTGTGCTTCGCCACAGTGGACGGCTCTGTCAATCCTAAGCAGCGGATGGACCTGGTGGAGGAATTCAACACCAACCCAAAAGGGCCACAG GTGATGCTGGTGTCCCTGTGTGCTGGAGGCGTTGGCATAAACCTTGTTGGAGGAAACCATCTCTTCCTAATGGACATGCACTG GAACCCTGCACTGGAGGACCAGGCTTGTGACAGGATATACAGAGTGGGTCAGCTGAAGGATGTTACCATACACAG GTTTGTGTGTGAAGGCACAGTGGAGGACAAGATCTCTACTCTtcaggagaagaagaaggagtTGGCTAAGAAAGTGCTCTCGGGCACAGGAGACTCCTTCACCAAGCTCACACTGGCAGACCTCAAGATCATTTTTGGTGTCTAA
- the ttf2 gene encoding transcription termination factor 2 isoform X2 gives MEKVICDRHGNTCLLKTGVREGPNKGKSFYLCRAKHGESCDFNKPADIPPSHCLHHEDSLVELQALVKHEDQQCYRLFFRCVTGKADGKKWCGNVPWQKKEEKSRHPSKAEFTQHPQERNPFKAQNKPEKPSDWKVLRECGSVSGEGDKENGSSTQSSEVRRAKQLPAGMKIKSRSSDEAQNCSKTSKENVGVENKTASGIERQGEHLKKEKTSTTGDRNRTDKSEKPNMHLNLAAQQNQDRERQPKHLTEVKSSSQDSETQRLKDSSKKERKSDQDKGCKSASVRKELASQQGGTSEDERKGEICTSEVKGIISKESPRTKGVQQEEAGRLQGKPVEDCSNGKPCAGQATATVKPAEEKVVEKADDNDEVLLVSVQPGNKRPSPVAPVQKTLTAFAGFQSAPRLQPRPPDSRALHSELSAQLKQKKATLSSVNISMLPDKGQRLLNQVKDLEDALESLSLSVAPESEGNKQDASGSEEGNRVPAPSQYNPFARSKGTILLPGPVLHPESQPSNLGLNFHSGPSSSQGYIQMYGVNSQQNALYGGRMTEDRLLVVRNATADAIDHLHKSLESCPATEKEVEDPKGLKVRLMPHQRQALAWLLWRETQKPCGGILADDMGLGKTLTMIALILAQKKKTDKKDIKLEGWISRNDSALVVSQGTLIICPASLIHHWKKEIERHVKGSKLSVYLYHGPNRQRNAEVLAEHDVVVTTYTLVSKEIPVEKEEAEKPSKDEEKVGSHQPPLLRVAWSRIVLDEGHNIKNPRVQTSMAVCKLRAGARWVVTGTPIQNNLLDMYALLKFLRCSPFDEYKLWKTQVDNGSKRGGERLNILTKTLLLRRTKDQLDSTGKPLVSLPERSCLIHRVKLSKDEQSVYDVLFAQSRSTLQSYLQRHEGGESKQTGNTKNPFNKVAQEFGTCQPGALSGSQSRSQSSASSTVHILSLLLRLRQCCCHLSLLKKVLDHTDLQNEGITLSLEEQLSAMSLAEPSSTDPKSTVSLNGSQFRSDLFDDTSESTKISAILTALKEIRRISDTHKSVIVSQWTSMLRIVALHLTRMGLCFATVDGSVNPKQRMDLVEEFNTNPKGPQVMLVSLCAGGVGINLVGGNHLFLMDMHWNPALEDQACDRIYRVGQLKDVTIHRFVCEGTVEDKISTLQEKKKELAKKVLSGTGDSFTKLTLADLKIIFGV, from the exons atggAAAAAGTAATTTGTGATAGACACG GCAACACATGCTTGCTGAAGACCGGTGTCAGAGAGGGACCGAACAAAGGGAAAAGCTTTTATCTCTGCAGAGCAAAACATGGAGAATCGTGTGACTTTAACAAACCTGCAGA CATCCCTCCATCGCACTGCCTGCATCATGAGGATTCTTTAGTTGAGCTCCAGGCCCTTGTGAAACATGAAGACCAGCAGTGCTACAG GTTATTCTTTCGTTGTGTTACGGGAAAGGCCGATGGGAAGAAGTGGTGTGGGAATGTGCCATGGCAG AAAAAGGAGGAAAAGAGTCGACACCCCTCCAAAGCAGAATTCACCCAGCATCCTCAAGAGAGAAACCCATTCAAGGCCCAGAACAAGCCCGAGAAGCCCTCAGACTGGAAAGTGCTGCGTGAATGTGGCAGTGTGAGTGGAGAGGGTGACAAGGAAAATGGCTCCAGCACCCAATCCAGTGAAGTAAGGAGGGCAAAACAGCTGCCAGCAGGCATGAAGATAAAGTCTAGGTCATCTGATGAGGCTCAGAACTGCTCCAAAACTTCAAAAGAAAATGTAGGAGTTGAGAATAAAACTGCAAGTGGGATTGAACGTCAAGGAGAGCActtaaagaaagagaaaaccTCTACCACTGGGGACAGAAACAGAACCGATAAATCTGAGAAACCAAACATGCACTTAAATCTTGCAGCTCAGCAGAACCAGGACAGAGAAAGACAGCCCAAGCACTTGACTGAAGTAAAGAGTAGTAGCCAGGATAGTGAAACCCAAAGACTCAAAGATTCATCAAAGAAAGAACGCAAATCCGATCAGGATAAAGGTTGCAAAAGTGCGTCAGTGAGGAAGGAGCTGGCTTCACAACAGGGAGGAACCAGTGAGGATGAAAGGAAAGGGGAAATCTGTACTTCAGAGGTTAAAGGCATTATCAGCAAAGAGTCTCCAAGGACCAAAGGAGTTCAGCAGGAAGAGGCTGGGAGACTGCAAGGAAAGCCTGTGGAAGACTGTTCTAACGGTAAACCCTGCGCAGGGCAGGCCACGGCCACGGTAAAGCCGGCTGAGGAGAAGGTGGTGGAGAAGGCTGATGACAACGATGAGGTGTTGCTGGTATCTGTACAGCCTGGAAACAAGCGGCCCTCTCCAGTGGCCCCTGTGCAGAAGACTTTAACTGCTTTCGCCGGCTTCCAGTCCGCACCCCGCTTGCAGCCTAGGCCTCCAGACTCCAGGGCTCTGCACAGCGAGCTCTCCGCTCAGCTCAAACAGAAGAAG GCCACACTGTCTTCTGTGAATATTTCGATGCTCCCTGACAAGGGTCAGAGGCTGCTGAATCAGGTAAAGGACTTGGAAGACGCTCTGGAATCTCTGAGCCTCTCTGTGGCCCCTGAGAGTGAAGGCAACAAGCAGG ATGCATCGGGCAGTGAAGAGGGTAATCGGGTGCCTGCTCCCAGCCAGTATAACCCATTCGCCCGGTCCAAGGGTACCATTCTGCTGCCTGGGCCTGTGCTTCATCCAGAGTCCCAGCCCAGCAACCTGGGGCTAAACTTTCACAGCGGCCCTTCCTCCAGTCAGGGATACATCCAGATGTATGGAG TGAACTCACAGCAGAATGCCCTGTACGGCGGCCGCATGACCGAAGACAGACTCCTGGTGGTCCGCAACGCCACAGCAGACGCCATCGACCATCTGCACAAGTCTCTGGAGTCCTGCCCCGCCACAGAGAAAGAGGTCGAGGACCCAAAGGGGCTCAAG GTCCGCTTAATGCCTCATCAGAGGCAGGCCCTGGCGTGGCTTCTGTGGcgggagactcaaaaaccatgTGGAGGAATTCtgg CTGATGACATGGGCTTAGGGAAGACCCTGACGATGATTGCCCTGATCCTCGCGCAGAAGAAGAAGACTGATAAAAAAGACATTAAACTGGAGGGATGGATTTCCAGAAATG ATTCCGCTCTCGTGGTGTCCCAGGGCACTCTGATCATCTGCCCCGCCTCTCTCATTCACCACTGGAAGAAGGAAATTGAGAGGCACGTCAAGGGTAGCAAACTGAGTGTCTATCTGTACCATGGACCCAACAGACAGAGAAATGCAGAAGT CCTAGCTGAGCATGATGTGGTGGTGACCACATACACCCTGGTGTCAAAGGAGATTCCAGTGGAGAAGGAAGAGGCAGAGAAGCCTTCAAAGGATGAAGAGAAAGTG GGGTCCCATCAGCCACCCCTCTTGCGTGTGGCCTGGTCACGCATCGTGCTGGACGAAGGTCACAACATCAAGAACCCTCGTGTCCAGACCTCCATGGCTGTGTGCAAGCTGCGAGCCGGGGCGCGCTGGGTGGTGACGGGCACTCCGATTCAGAACAACCTGCTAGACATGTACGCTCTGCTGAA GTTTCTCAGGTGCTCCCCCTTTGATGAATACAAGCTGTGGAAGACTCAGGTGGACAATGGCTCCaagaggggaggagagaggcTGAACATCCTCACCAAAACCCTTCTGCTGAGGAGAACAAAGGACCAGCTTGACTCCACAGGGAAACCCCTG GTTTCTTTACCTGAGCGTAGTTGTCTGATTCATCGTGTCAAGCTTTCTAAAGATGAACAGTCAGTTTATGATGTACTTTTTGCACAATCCAG ATCAACCCTGCAGTCTTACCTTCAGAGACATGAAGGTGGAGAGTCCAAGCAGACTGGAAACACTAAAAATCCCTTCAACAAAG tGGCTCAAGAGTTTGGGACTTGCCAGCCCGGTGCTCTTTCCGGTTCTCAGAGTCGATCTCAGTCCTCAGCCTCCAGCACAGTACATATCCTCTCCCTGCTGCTGCGCCTGCGCCAATGCTGCTGCCATCTGTCTCTGCTTAAAAAG GTTTTGGATCACACAGACCTGCAGAATGAAGGGATAACCCTTTCTCTGGAGGAGCAGCTCAGTGCCATGTCCCTGGCAGAGCCCTCCAGCACTGATCCCAAGTCCACAGTCTCTCTGAACGGGAGCCAGTTCAGGTCGGACCTTTTTGATGACACGTCGGAGAGCACAAAG ATCTCTGCAATTCTCACTGCACTGAAAGAAATTAGAAGGATTTCAGACACTCATAAAAG TGTGATTGTGTCCCAGTGGACAAGCATGCTGCGCATTGTGGCCCTTCACCTGACCCGAATGGGACTGTGCTTCGCCACAGTGGACGGCTCTGTCAATCCTAAGCAGCGGATGGACCTGGTGGAGGAATTCAACACCAACCCAAAAGGGCCACAG GTGATGCTGGTGTCCCTGTGTGCTGGAGGCGTTGGCATAAACCTTGTTGGAGGAAACCATCTCTTCCTAATGGACATGCACTG GAACCCTGCACTGGAGGACCAGGCTTGTGACAGGATATACAGAGTGGGTCAGCTGAAGGATGTTACCATACACAG GTTTGTGTGTGAAGGCACAGTGGAGGACAAGATCTCTACTCTtcaggagaagaagaaggagtTGGCTAAGAAAGTGCTCTCGGGCACAGGAGACTCCTTCACCAAGCTCACACTGGCAGACCTCAAGATCATTTTTGGTGTCTAA
- the ttf2 gene encoding transcription termination factor 2 isoform X3: MEKVICDRHGNTCLLKTGVREGPNKGKSFYLCRAKHGESCDFNKPADIPPSHCLHHEDSLVELQALVKHEDQQCYRLFFRCVTGKADGKKWCGNVPWQQKKEEKSRHPSKAEFTQHPQERNPFKAQNKPEKPSDWKVLRECGSVSGEGDKENGSSTQSSEVRRAKQLPAGMKIKSRSSDEAQNCSKTSKENVGVENKTASGIERQGEHLKKEKTSTTGDRNRTDKSEKPNMHLNLAAQQNQDRERQPKHLTEVKSSSQDSETQRLKDSSKKERKSDQDKGCKSASVRKELASQQGGTSEDERKGEICTSEVKGIISKESPRTKGVQQEEAGRLQGKPVEDCSNGKPCAGQATATVKPAEEKVVEKADDNDEVLLVSVQPGNKRPSPVAPVQKTLTAFAGFQSAPRLQPRPPDSRALHSELSAQLKQKKATLSSVNISMLPDKGQRLLNQVKDLEDALESLSLSVAPESEGNKQDASGSEEGNRVPAPSQYNPFARSKGTILLPGPVLHPESQPSNLGLNFHSGPSSSQGYIQMYGVNSQQNALYGGRMTEDRLLVVRNATADAIDHLHKSLESCPATEKEVEDPKGLKVRLMPHQRQALAWLLWRETQKPCGGILADDMGLGKTLTMIALILAQKKKTDKKDIKLEGWISRNDSALVVSQGTLIICPASLIHHWKKEIERHVKGSKLSVYLYHGPNRQRNAEVLAEHDVVVTTYTLVSKEIPVEKEEAEKPSKDEEKVGSHQPPLLRVAWSRIVLDEGHNIKNPRVQTSMAVCKLRAGARWVVTGTPIQNNLLDMYALLKFLRCSPFDEYKLWKTQVDNGSKRGGERLNILTKTLLLRRTKDQLDSTGKPLVSLPERSCLIHRVKLSKDEQSVYDVLFAQSRSTLQSYLQRHEGGESKQTGNTKNPFNKVAQEFGTCQPGALSGSQSRSQSSASSTVHILSLLLRLRQCCCHLSLLKKVLDHTDLQNEGITLSLEEQLSAMSLAEPSSTDPKSTVSLNGSQFRSDLFDDTSESTKISAILTALKEIRRISDTHKSVIVSQWTSMLRIVALHLTRMGLCFATVDGSVNPKQRMDLVEEFNTNPKGPQVMLVSLCAGGVGINLVGGNHLFLMDMHCDFVLAGTLHWRTRLVTGYTEWVS; encoded by the exons atggAAAAAGTAATTTGTGATAGACACG GCAACACATGCTTGCTGAAGACCGGTGTCAGAGAGGGACCGAACAAAGGGAAAAGCTTTTATCTCTGCAGAGCAAAACATGGAGAATCGTGTGACTTTAACAAACCTGCAGA CATCCCTCCATCGCACTGCCTGCATCATGAGGATTCTTTAGTTGAGCTCCAGGCCCTTGTGAAACATGAAGACCAGCAGTGCTACAG GTTATTCTTTCGTTGTGTTACGGGAAAGGCCGATGGGAAGAAGTGGTGTGGGAATGTGCCATGGCAG CAGAAAAAGGAGGAAAAGAGTCGACACCCCTCCAAAGCAGAATTCACCCAGCATCCTCAAGAGAGAAACCCATTCAAGGCCCAGAACAAGCCCGAGAAGCCCTCAGACTGGAAAGTGCTGCGTGAATGTGGCAGTGTGAGTGGAGAGGGTGACAAGGAAAATGGCTCCAGCACCCAATCCAGTGAAGTAAGGAGGGCAAAACAGCTGCCAGCAGGCATGAAGATAAAGTCTAGGTCATCTGATGAGGCTCAGAACTGCTCCAAAACTTCAAAAGAAAATGTAGGAGTTGAGAATAAAACTGCAAGTGGGATTGAACGTCAAGGAGAGCActtaaagaaagagaaaaccTCTACCACTGGGGACAGAAACAGAACCGATAAATCTGAGAAACCAAACATGCACTTAAATCTTGCAGCTCAGCAGAACCAGGACAGAGAAAGACAGCCCAAGCACTTGACTGAAGTAAAGAGTAGTAGCCAGGATAGTGAAACCCAAAGACTCAAAGATTCATCAAAGAAAGAACGCAAATCCGATCAGGATAAAGGTTGCAAAAGTGCGTCAGTGAGGAAGGAGCTGGCTTCACAACAGGGAGGAACCAGTGAGGATGAAAGGAAAGGGGAAATCTGTACTTCAGAGGTTAAAGGCATTATCAGCAAAGAGTCTCCAAGGACCAAAGGAGTTCAGCAGGAAGAGGCTGGGAGACTGCAAGGAAAGCCTGTGGAAGACTGTTCTAACGGTAAACCCTGCGCAGGGCAGGCCACGGCCACGGTAAAGCCGGCTGAGGAGAAGGTGGTGGAGAAGGCTGATGACAACGATGAGGTGTTGCTGGTATCTGTACAGCCTGGAAACAAGCGGCCCTCTCCAGTGGCCCCTGTGCAGAAGACTTTAACTGCTTTCGCCGGCTTCCAGTCCGCACCCCGCTTGCAGCCTAGGCCTCCAGACTCCAGGGCTCTGCACAGCGAGCTCTCCGCTCAGCTCAAACAGAAGAAG GCCACACTGTCTTCTGTGAATATTTCGATGCTCCCTGACAAGGGTCAGAGGCTGCTGAATCAGGTAAAGGACTTGGAAGACGCTCTGGAATCTCTGAGCCTCTCTGTGGCCCCTGAGAGTGAAGGCAACAAGCAGG ATGCATCGGGCAGTGAAGAGGGTAATCGGGTGCCTGCTCCCAGCCAGTATAACCCATTCGCCCGGTCCAAGGGTACCATTCTGCTGCCTGGGCCTGTGCTTCATCCAGAGTCCCAGCCCAGCAACCTGGGGCTAAACTTTCACAGCGGCCCTTCCTCCAGTCAGGGATACATCCAGATGTATGGAG TGAACTCACAGCAGAATGCCCTGTACGGCGGCCGCATGACCGAAGACAGACTCCTGGTGGTCCGCAACGCCACAGCAGACGCCATCGACCATCTGCACAAGTCTCTGGAGTCCTGCCCCGCCACAGAGAAAGAGGTCGAGGACCCAAAGGGGCTCAAG GTCCGCTTAATGCCTCATCAGAGGCAGGCCCTGGCGTGGCTTCTGTGGcgggagactcaaaaaccatgTGGAGGAATTCtgg CTGATGACATGGGCTTAGGGAAGACCCTGACGATGATTGCCCTGATCCTCGCGCAGAAGAAGAAGACTGATAAAAAAGACATTAAACTGGAGGGATGGATTTCCAGAAATG ATTCCGCTCTCGTGGTGTCCCAGGGCACTCTGATCATCTGCCCCGCCTCTCTCATTCACCACTGGAAGAAGGAAATTGAGAGGCACGTCAAGGGTAGCAAACTGAGTGTCTATCTGTACCATGGACCCAACAGACAGAGAAATGCAGAAGT CCTAGCTGAGCATGATGTGGTGGTGACCACATACACCCTGGTGTCAAAGGAGATTCCAGTGGAGAAGGAAGAGGCAGAGAAGCCTTCAAAGGATGAAGAGAAAGTG GGGTCCCATCAGCCACCCCTCTTGCGTGTGGCCTGGTCACGCATCGTGCTGGACGAAGGTCACAACATCAAGAACCCTCGTGTCCAGACCTCCATGGCTGTGTGCAAGCTGCGAGCCGGGGCGCGCTGGGTGGTGACGGGCACTCCGATTCAGAACAACCTGCTAGACATGTACGCTCTGCTGAA GTTTCTCAGGTGCTCCCCCTTTGATGAATACAAGCTGTGGAAGACTCAGGTGGACAATGGCTCCaagaggggaggagagaggcTGAACATCCTCACCAAAACCCTTCTGCTGAGGAGAACAAAGGACCAGCTTGACTCCACAGGGAAACCCCTG GTTTCTTTACCTGAGCGTAGTTGTCTGATTCATCGTGTCAAGCTTTCTAAAGATGAACAGTCAGTTTATGATGTACTTTTTGCACAATCCAG ATCAACCCTGCAGTCTTACCTTCAGAGACATGAAGGTGGAGAGTCCAAGCAGACTGGAAACACTAAAAATCCCTTCAACAAAG tGGCTCAAGAGTTTGGGACTTGCCAGCCCGGTGCTCTTTCCGGTTCTCAGAGTCGATCTCAGTCCTCAGCCTCCAGCACAGTACATATCCTCTCCCTGCTGCTGCGCCTGCGCCAATGCTGCTGCCATCTGTCTCTGCTTAAAAAG GTTTTGGATCACACAGACCTGCAGAATGAAGGGATAACCCTTTCTCTGGAGGAGCAGCTCAGTGCCATGTCCCTGGCAGAGCCCTCCAGCACTGATCCCAAGTCCACAGTCTCTCTGAACGGGAGCCAGTTCAGGTCGGACCTTTTTGATGACACGTCGGAGAGCACAAAG ATCTCTGCAATTCTCACTGCACTGAAAGAAATTAGAAGGATTTCAGACACTCATAAAAG TGTGATTGTGTCCCAGTGGACAAGCATGCTGCGCATTGTGGCCCTTCACCTGACCCGAATGGGACTGTGCTTCGCCACAGTGGACGGCTCTGTCAATCCTAAGCAGCGGATGGACCTGGTGGAGGAATTCAACACCAACCCAAAAGGGCCACAG GTGATGCTGGTGTCCCTGTGTGCTGGAGGCGTTGGCATAAACCTTGTTGGAGGAAACCATCTCTTCCTAATGGACATGCACTG TGATTTTGTTTTGGCAGGAACCCTGCACTGGAGGACCAGGCTTGTGACAGGATATACAGAGTGGGTCAGCTGA